A genomic window from Cupriavidus sp. D39 includes:
- a CDS encoding IS110 family transposase, whose protein sequence is MNAPDTALQGQDTAVIGWLYVAFELGDKSWKLSLGDGVRAPSRCSVAAGDTASVLTAITRAKARCGLAAQAPVRSCYEAGRDGFWPHRWLTEQGIANLVVDSASIEVNRRARRAKTDRLDSDKLLSMLMRYHAGERRVWAVARIPSPEQEDERRVHRELGRLRQERTAHSNRIRSLLVLHNLRVERIGGRAWVGWWTQHAERLLPGLRAEIEREFERLTLVAKQIRALETLQQHQVRSGAQPAIALLARLAGIGTGSAWTLVKELFGWRRFHNRHELAGCLGLAPTPYASGTSDVEQGISKAGNKRSRWLMVELAWSWLRFQPASQLSQWFNQRFALAGKRMRRIGIVALARRLAIALWRYLEYGEIPAGARLKLPGSEVVET, encoded by the coding sequence GCTGGGTGACGGCGTACGCGCGCCGAGCCGATGCTCGGTCGCGGCAGGGGATACGGCATCTGTGCTGACAGCGATCACGAGGGCCAAGGCACGTTGCGGCCTGGCCGCGCAGGCGCCGGTGCGCAGTTGCTACGAGGCCGGCCGTGACGGCTTCTGGCCGCACCGCTGGCTGACCGAACAAGGGATCGCCAACCTCGTCGTGGACTCGGCCAGTATCGAAGTCAACCGGCGCGCGCGCCGCGCAAAGACGGACCGGCTCGACAGCGACAAGCTGCTGTCGATGCTGATGCGCTACCACGCTGGTGAACGGCGGGTGTGGGCCGTTGCGCGGATCCCCAGCCCGGAGCAGGAGGATGAGCGGCGCGTGCACCGGGAACTTGGGCGCCTGCGGCAGGAACGCACCGCGCACAGCAACCGGATCCGTTCGCTGCTGGTGCTGCACAACCTGCGAGTCGAGCGCATCGGTGGGCGCGCGTGGGTGGGCTGGTGGACTCAGCACGCCGAGCGACTATTGCCAGGTTTGCGCGCCGAGATTGAGCGCGAGTTCGAGCGCCTAACGCTGGTAGCCAAGCAGATCAGGGCGCTTGAGACACTCCAGCAGCATCAGGTCCGCAGCGGCGCACAACCCGCGATCGCACTGCTCGCCCGGCTGGCAGGTATCGGCACGGGAAGTGCATGGACCCTGGTCAAGGAACTGTTTGGCTGGCGGCGGTTTCACAACCGGCATGAACTTGCCGGCTGCCTGGGCCTGGCGCCGACGCCCTACGCAAGCGGCACCAGCGACGTCGAGCAGGGCATCAGCAAGGCCGGCAACAAACGCAGCCGATGGTTGATGGTCGAGCTCGCGTGGAGCTGGCTGCGCTTCCAGCCGGCCAGCCAGTTGAGCCAATGGTTCAATCAGCGCTTTGCCCTCGCCGGCAAGCGCATGCGACGGATCGGCATTGTCGCACTGGCGCGGCGGCTGGCGATCGCCCTGTGGCGCTATCTGGAATATGGTGAGATTCCGGCCGGGGCAAGGCTCAAGCTGCCGGGCAGCGAAGTGGTGGAGACCTGA